The Candidatus Scalindua japonica genome includes a region encoding these proteins:
- a CDS encoding dicarboxylate/amino acid:cation symporter — protein sequence MTGGKFGKILLYLMIAGIVFGIAIGGFFPETGGAIAFIGDFFIGYLKMLVVPLVITSMIAGVTGLGDIRKLGGLGRKTILYYMVTTSISVLIGIILVVIIGPGKADTKEEQLRLRGGFNFSELFYTIEGNEITFKKGQLTKKFDERYMIILKDQNDIRGNIRSNSNEKTIIVSNWVKEDESNHKPVNATPSAKGKGVIFDLSLSNKVIDKQGQTIGETLKDVLLGLAPNNIVRAMAETKILPIIVFSMIFGAILTTLGKQGKPVIDFFIGANETILKFVQLLMLIAPLGIACLIAGKLGAAGGIEKFGLEFKKIAYYAVTVMAGLLIHATIVLPLILKFLAKRNIINYARGMSTALLTALSTASSSATLPVTIKCTEDNNKISPKAAGFVLPLGATINMDGTALYEAVAAIFIAQLYGIDLGTGHLFIIFLTATLAAIGAAGIPEAGLVTMVIVLEAVGLPIEGISMILMIDWFLDRCRTTINVWGDSIGAAFIDAGLESEHKLKMSTT from the coding sequence ATGACAGGTGGAAAATTTGGGAAAATATTACTATATCTGATGATTGCAGGAATAGTTTTCGGTATAGCTATTGGTGGATTTTTTCCTGAAACTGGGGGGGCAATAGCATTTATAGGCGACTTCTTTATTGGATACCTGAAAATGCTTGTCGTTCCTTTAGTCATCACATCTATGATTGCAGGGGTTACCGGCCTGGGAGATATCAGGAAACTGGGAGGATTGGGAAGAAAGACTATACTTTATTATATGGTAACAACCAGCATCTCTGTCCTGATAGGGATTATTCTAGTAGTTATTATTGGCCCCGGAAAAGCTGATACGAAAGAAGAGCAACTCAGACTTCGTGGAGGTTTCAATTTTTCAGAGTTATTTTACACCATAGAGGGAAATGAGATTACATTCAAAAAAGGTCAGCTAACAAAAAAGTTTGATGAAAGGTATATGATCATCCTTAAAGACCAGAATGATATAAGAGGAAACATCAGAAGTAATAGTAATGAGAAAACAATTATTGTAAGCAATTGGGTTAAAGAGGACGAATCAAACCATAAACCCGTAAATGCAACCCCGTCGGCAAAAGGCAAGGGAGTTATCTTTGATTTATCACTGTCGAATAAAGTTATTGATAAACAGGGACAAACAATTGGTGAAACTTTGAAGGACGTGTTACTAGGTCTGGCCCCGAATAATATTGTCAGAGCTATGGCAGAGACTAAAATTCTTCCAATAATTGTTTTTTCTATGATATTTGGCGCTATCCTGACAACACTTGGCAAACAGGGAAAGCCTGTCATTGATTTTTTTATTGGTGCTAATGAAACAATTCTTAAATTTGTACAATTATTAATGCTTATAGCGCCTTTGGGGATTGCATGCTTAATAGCTGGAAAACTAGGCGCTGCGGGTGGAATAGAAAAGTTTGGGCTCGAATTCAAGAAAATTGCATATTATGCTGTTACTGTTATGGCCGGACTATTAATTCATGCAACTATTGTTCTTCCCCTGATCTTAAAATTCTTAGCAAAAAGAAATATTATAAATTATGCGAGAGGAATGAGTACCGCTCTTTTAACCGCATTAAGCACAGCATCAAGCTCTGCAACTCTCCCTGTCACAATAAAATGCACTGAAGACAATAACAAAATTTCTCCTAAAGCAGCTGGTTTTGTTTTACCTCTGGGAGCTACTATCAACATGGATGGAACTGCTTTATATGAAGCGGTTGCCGCGATCTTTATCGCACAATTATACGGTATTGATTTAGGCACGGGACATCTGTTTATAATATTCTTAACAGCTACCCTGGCCGCTATTGGCGCTGCCGGCATACCGGAAGCCGGACTGGTAACAATGGTAATAGTATTAGAAGCGGTAGGTTTGCCGATCGAAGGTATTTCCATGATACTCATGATTGACTGGTTTCTGGACAGATGCCGGACGACTATAAACGTTTGGGGAGATTCCATAGGAGCAGCATTTATTGACGCCGGTTTAGAATCTGAACATAAACTGAAAATGAGTACTACATAA